The sequence CGTTCGGTGATGTCGATGCCATAAACCGCGAGTTTTACGACTTTCCCCTGGTTATCGCAAATGGGATGGATATGGTTGTCGATGAACCTGCCGAATCTCTCGTCCTCGAACCTGAGCGGATTTCCCGAGCGGATAACCTCGGCGATACGAATCCTCCTTACGTCGGACACATCTTCAGGAAAAAAATGATATACGCATGCCCCGACCGCCTCGTTGGGGTTTATGCCGACGCGGCGGGCAAAGGTTTCATTCAGATCGAGGAGTATCCCGTCGGTATCGATTAAAAATATCGATTCGGGATTTGAATTCATGAGTAATCGAACCGTATCTGTCATTTCTTCGGCAATCGCCTGCGCCTTTCTCCGCATCCGCTCCTGCGACCTGATTAGAAAGAACAGTAGAAAGCTGATACTAAGCCCGATAAAAAATATTACTTCGGTAATATATCGATCATGCGCGACGTCAAAGGCGCGCAAAGATGAACAATGGATGGTCCACTTTTGCCCGTAGATGTCCAGAATAATATTTCTTGAATATCGGGGATGCCGGCCATTGTGCTGAATATTGCTGTTTGCGCTGCTGTCATATATCAGGGCGTTCGCGGATGTCAGAGTCCCGTCATAAATATGCAGTTTAACATAATCATAATGCGATTCGCCCATGATCCCGAGCATGAAGTCTTTCACTCTGAACTGACTGAAAACATACCCGAGCAGGGCAGCCCTTCTTTCCTGTATTGTAGCGGTTGGCTTGCCTTTTTTATAAACAGGAACATACATAAGAAATCCGGATTGAATATCTTTCTCTGTTTCCTGTACGAGTTTGACCGCGCCCGTCAAGGTGGTGCGGCCGCTATCCCGGGCGTCCTCCATTGCGGCGCGGCGCACGGGTTCGCTGAACATATCGAATCCGAAGGCGCTTCGGTTGCGGGCGTCAAAGGGCTCGATGTAAATAATCGAGGTGTATACCTCGCGCGCGCCTTCAGGGCGCACAGTATAGTCGTGAAATCCCTCCGCCCTGATTTGCGCGATATGGGATTGCAGTTCGAACGGCCGTATGAGCTTCGCAAACCCGAACCCCCGTATACCGGGAAAGATTTCCGTGATCCTGACGTTTTTGGTGTAGTCGTGCCACTGTTGACGGGTGACCTCCGCGCTCGCGGCGAACAGGGCGCCGCCGCCGCGAAGTATTGTCCTGTACGCGTGCATTCTGTTTTCGATATTATGTGCGATCTCATTAGCCAGCATGGCGAACCTTGCTTCGGTCTTGGCGTGCATATAATTTGAGGAATAATGCCCGAGCATGGCCGTACACGGGAGGCCTATCATCAGCACGAAATAGGGAAAAAGTTTTCTATTGAAGCGCGGCGTGTTTTTAGTCAGGGCAAAGGTCACCACGGCGCCCGCCGCGCGGGAGATGCCCGCGATGAATTCTTTAACAAACGCGCCGATTGACTTCATTTTCTTTATACCATGCTCGCCGTTG comes from Spirochaetota bacterium and encodes:
- a CDS encoding CHASE domain-containing protein → NGEHGIKKMKSIGAFVKEFIAGISRAAGAVVTFALTKNTPRFNRKLFPYFVLMIGLPCTAMLGHYSSNYMHAKTEARFAMLANEIAHNIENRMHAYRTILRGGGALFAASAEVTRQQWHDYTKNVRITEIFPGIRGFGFAKLIRPFELQSHIAQIRAEGFHDYTVRPEGAREVYTSIIYIEPFDARNRSAFGFDMFSEPVRRAAMEDARDSGRTTLTGAVKLVQETEKDIQSGFLMYVPVYKKGKPTATIQERRAALLGYVFSQFRVKDFMLGIMGESHYDYVKLHIYDGTLTSANALIYDSSANSNIQHNGRHPRYSRNIILDIYGQKWTIHCSSLRAFDVAHDRYITEVIFFIGLSISFLLFFLIRSQERMRRKAQAIAEEMTDTVRLLMNSNPESIFLIDTDGILLDLNETFARRVGINPNEAVGACVYHFFPEDVSDVRRIRIAEVIRSGNPLRFEDERFGRFIDNHIHPICDNQGKVVKLAVYGIDITERKQAEEDRLARMTAEQTSRAKSDFLSNMSHELRTPLNSILGFAEVLQDEMFGGLNDKQREHLGYVEKSSRHLLSLINDILDLSKVESGKMEMEYGDVEVRALLEGSLSMVKGKAIKRAISLTVGVAPEADINIMADERKLKQILYNLLSNAVKFTPDGGDIRVACKRTGDFIEISIADTGIGITPEHMKILFTRFTQIQGAYEKKYEGTGLGLALVKMYTEMHGGRAWAASEPGKGSRFYVTIPVRPPEGG